In one window of Polynucleobacter sp. AM-7D1 DNA:
- a CDS encoding MFS transporter, producing MSQSTTSQKLSLKQVLIFGGLMVTFSMGIRHGFGLFNLPITMENGWGRETFALTIALQNLIWGAVQPITGALADRYGAFKIMVAGGALYALGLAGMAISTDALNFSLAGGLLIGLAQTATTYSVVYGILGRNVAAEKRVWAMGITAAAGSFGQFLMIPVEQGLLSSFGANDALLMLALMASLMIPIAFMLREPKAINQHQGNDQTIKQALKEAIRNPSFKLLTLGYFVCGFQVVFIAVHLAPYLKDLSKIYPDVGAPAVATTALALIGLFNIFGTYSAGILGQRFPKRYLLSGIYISRSIAIAAFIWLPLSPVSTYIFAAIMGFLWLSTIPLTNAIVAQIFGVKYLTMLSGLVFFSHQLGSFCGAYFGGYLFDRTGSYLIVWNIAIALGMFAFLVNLPVKERALERTVIA from the coding sequence ATGTCCCAGAGTACGACAAGCCAAAAACTATCTCTGAAACAGGTACTGATTTTTGGCGGCCTGATGGTAACTTTTTCCATGGGGATACGCCATGGATTTGGTCTCTTTAATTTACCAATCACAATGGAAAATGGTTGGGGCCGTGAAACGTTCGCACTAACTATCGCATTACAGAATTTAATTTGGGGTGCAGTTCAACCTATTACAGGCGCTTTAGCAGATCGCTATGGTGCATTCAAAATCATGGTCGCCGGTGGTGCACTTTATGCACTCGGTTTGGCTGGCATGGCCATCTCCACAGATGCTTTGAATTTTTCATTAGCTGGTGGATTACTCATTGGTCTTGCGCAAACTGCAACAACATACAGTGTGGTCTATGGAATCTTAGGTCGCAACGTTGCTGCAGAAAAAAGAGTGTGGGCAATGGGCATTACTGCCGCTGCAGGATCATTTGGACAGTTCCTCATGATTCCGGTTGAGCAAGGATTACTCAGTAGCTTTGGCGCTAATGATGCGCTGCTGATGTTGGCACTCATGGCCAGTCTCATGATTCCGATTGCATTTATGTTGCGTGAACCCAAGGCTATCAATCAACATCAAGGCAATGATCAAACTATCAAGCAAGCTTTAAAAGAAGCAATCCGCAACCCGAGTTTCAAGTTACTTACCTTGGGATATTTTGTGTGTGGATTTCAGGTAGTATTTATAGCTGTTCACTTAGCACCATATCTTAAAGATTTATCCAAAATCTACCCCGATGTGGGCGCACCTGCAGTTGCAACAACTGCACTTGCCTTAATTGGACTCTTCAATATATTTGGGACCTACAGTGCCGGAATTCTGGGGCAACGATTTCCGAAACGATACCTGCTTTCAGGCATCTATATTAGTAGATCGATTGCCATCGCAGCCTTTATTTGGCTACCTCTCAGCCCTGTCTCTACCTACATCTTCGCTGCAATCATGGGCTTTCTCTGGCTCTCCACAATCCCCCTGACGAATGCCATTGTGGCGCAAATCTTTGGCGTCAAATACCTCACCATGCTTTCAGGCTTGGTATTCTTCTCTCATCAACTAGGTAGCTTTTGCGGTGCTTACTTTGGTGGATATTTATTTGATCGCACCGGCTCTTATCTGATTGTTTGGAATATCGCTATCGCATTAGGTATGTTTGCATTCTTAGTTAATCTTCCCGTAAAAGAGCGAGCACTTGAACGCACTGTAATCGCCTAA
- a CDS encoding CaiB/BaiF CoA-transferase family protein, with amino-acid sequence MGALSHIRVLDLSRVLAGPWCAQNLADLGADVIKVERPGVGDDTRHWGPPFVKDTQGNDTLETAYFICINRNKRSITVDISKPEGQEIIRQLAKESDVVIENYKVGDLAKYGLDYESLKKVKSDLIYCSITGFGQDGPYAHRPGYDFIIQGMGGFMSVTGEADDFPGASPQKAGVAIADIFTGMYASTAILAAVVHRDKTGQGQYIDMALLDTQIAVMANVSSAYLCSDKVPRRWGNASPIIVPYQTFPTSDGWMIVAVGNDGQFKHFVTAGGEAHLAENPLYINNPIRVENRKSLIPLLEVMTRRKTKAEWISLLEAANVPCGPINNFEEVFDNEQVKARGVQIHVPHPTAGTMKLVGSPMRLSETPVEVRMAPPTLGQHTDEILRERLSLDSQAIATLKEKGIT; translated from the coding sequence ATGGGAGCCTTAAGTCATATTCGCGTTCTAGACCTCAGCCGTGTGCTTGCCGGCCCGTGGTGCGCACAAAACCTCGCCGATCTCGGTGCAGATGTCATTAAAGTTGAGCGCCCAGGCGTTGGAGATGACACCCGTCACTGGGGCCCTCCATTTGTGAAGGATACCCAGGGCAATGACACCTTAGAAACAGCCTATTTCATCTGTATTAACCGCAATAAACGCTCAATTACGGTAGATATCAGCAAGCCTGAGGGTCAAGAAATCATACGTCAACTGGCAAAAGAGTCAGACGTCGTCATTGAAAACTACAAAGTTGGTGATCTAGCCAAATACGGCCTGGACTATGAAAGCCTTAAAAAGGTCAAATCTGACCTGATTTACTGTTCTATTACTGGTTTTGGTCAAGATGGTCCTTATGCGCATCGCCCTGGCTACGACTTTATCATCCAAGGAATGGGTGGTTTTATGAGTGTTACCGGGGAAGCAGATGACTTTCCGGGGGCTAGCCCACAAAAAGCGGGTGTCGCCATTGCTGATATCTTTACCGGTATGTATGCCAGCACCGCTATTTTGGCTGCGGTCGTCCATCGAGATAAAACGGGACAGGGTCAATATATTGATATGGCACTCCTTGATACCCAGATTGCAGTGATGGCCAATGTCTCCAGCGCCTATTTATGCTCAGATAAAGTACCTCGTCGCTGGGGCAATGCCTCGCCCATCATTGTTCCTTATCAAACCTTTCCGACCTCAGATGGTTGGATGATTGTGGCAGTTGGCAACGATGGGCAGTTCAAGCACTTTGTCACAGCGGGTGGCGAGGCCCATTTGGCTGAAAACCCCCTCTATATTAATAATCCAATCCGTGTTGAGAATCGTAAGTCATTGATTCCATTGCTAGAAGTGATGACTCGCCGTAAAACAAAGGCTGAGTGGATTAGCCTTTTAGAAGCGGCAAACGTCCCCTGTGGGCCAATCAATAACTTTGAAGAAGTGTTTGATAACGAGCAAGTTAAGGCTCGAGGCGTGCAAATCCATGTCCCGCACCCTACGGCAGGCACTATGAAGCTCGTTGGTAGCCCAATGCGTCTATCAGAGACCCCGGTAGAGGTCCGTATGGCTCCACCCACCTTGGGTCAGCATACCGATGAAATACTTCGGGAGCGCCTTAGTCTTGATTCTCAGGCTATTGCCACACTGAAAGAAAAAGGGATTACTTAA